GGCGTGCATGACGGTGTACGTCCCTCATCGGGAAAAGAAATAATCATAGTAGGATGGCTTATCATCCCAAAATGCACTAGAGTGATCGGGTCCGATTCGGCTCTACTTAGGAATCGAGAATCCGTCGGGTCTAGCTCCACGAAATCAATTACttagcaaatttttttgaaaaattaagaaaaatacaataattgttattattttcaagttttattattattaaaatatatgtatttttttaaaaagatgtCGGTCCGGTCTAATCCTGTGTAGTTCCGGTTTGGTCTAATTTGATTCTCTTCGGAATTGAAAACTGGACCGCGATCATCAATTCCATTTTTATAGAATTGAGAATTGGACCAAACTAACCGATCTAGTCCAGTCTACGCAATTCTCAATTTAGGCGGTTTGCTGTGCTCACTCCTAAAGATTATTGTTGCGATTGACcggttcttgaatttttggacttttgctgccataaaagattaaataaaataggCCCACAATAAACGAAAATTTAGTGACAATACTCACTTGGAAATAATAAATGGACCCCATGGTCGTACTTTCGAAGGTCTTCAGGTGAGAGAACGGGGCCTGCCATTCGGTTTTTAATTTATGACTCGAAAGGACCTCATCGTTTTCTATGTAAATGAGCCCTTCTTTCCTAGCAACTCCTAAAATtagatcaaatttcaattttattttgaatttttttatcttgaaaaaaattctaaattttagattcaattttaaatcattatcaattttttatctcagaaaaaaacttcaaatttaagGTCAAATTCCAAATAtgcctcaaattttgttttgttaaaaattcataaattttcaatttattaccCAACTTGATGTGGCATTTTCACGTCAATAAGAAATCTATATCAACAAGATGACatgaaaattatcttcaaaataaaaccaTTTCTAGGATATGATAATTAGAGATAACTAATGAGGATTTTTGGATGGAGGAGGACTGATGGGGCTAGATTTGAGActagagtaaaaattgatgattttttatttagacaaaaaaatttcgagggtagatttaggattgaatttaaAGTTAGGTGTTTTTTTTAGACAAAGAAAAATTTGGGCacatttcaaataaattaaagtttgaggtttttcttaTAGATAACAAAATTCAAGGCAAAATTAGAACTACACCTAAAGTTGGGTTTTTCTTAGGAGAATTAGGCCATGAAAATGGTATGTGATAGTTCACAACTTCGCTCGATCCAATTGAAGATTGTTTTGATAATTGCCAGCCATAAAGACCCCTAGTAAAAAATTTAATCTACTTACCTTGTTCTATTGTGTTGAACTTTTTATCGACTCGTTTCCTCCTTTTGAGATCAACTTGAAGTTTTAGATCCGTTGTGCTACAAAAGAAAGTATGATATAGATGTGTAAATTGACGGGGTAACTTACTTTTAAGACGGAGGGTTCTTAGGTGATGGTATCAATGTAACCTAGGGCCAATGTAGGAAAATGTAATTGTGAGGGAATTAGAATTTCTGTGGCCGTAATGCAAACTATTCAAATTCCTTTAACTACACAATCACATATGAAACATTAAGTCGGTGTCACTAATACAACTTGCCTTTCGCAATCGGAAATCGCTTACTAAAGGGTTTATGCCGACCTTCTTTTCGTGTTCGCCATCCCGATCTAATCTTTTATGCTTTCGAATCAGATTCATTGGAGAGTTTCCTTTGAATCTAAGGTTGTCCATGCACAAAGGTTCCCTTATTCCAAGGAGCTTGAAGCACAATGTTGTTCAACAATGGTCCAGGAAAGAAGCTACGCAGGACCGCATGGatcaaagcaaaagcaaagtaATGGTGAGGAAACAGCACAAATTACCAAAAGGTGAAaggaatttcataaaattgtgAAAGTAGTGGAAGTATAAgtagaaaggaaaatttcaattaagggcctaaagtggaaccattttctcaaaaaatggcCTAAAGTGGACATTGTATTAAATAAGGGCCCGAAGTGACTGATTTAGTCGGGTTTCAACTTGAAAGccagtcaaatcttatttgcagCTAGGGGTATTTTCATCTaaagactttttcttttcttttcttttctttcttttttccatcttgCTCACCTCCTTCTTGGCAAATGCATCAAACTCCTCACGCACGAGCTTGAATAGGTGCAgaccaatttgaacaatttaggaaaagcagaaaacaaaaagatattCAAGAAGTTATGTAATTTTGCAAAACTGCAAATTGCGTGCTTTAGTTATGCGGCCTCCCCATCAGCAAACTTCAAAGCACACACTCTCTacattatgcaattttgcatcCTCACCCAAGAACTCATCGATTTTGGCATAAGCCGGTTTTTAAGTTATTCTCCACCACTCACCTTCTTCGATGACGATAATGaacttgagaatcaagaaaCATCCATAAGtggattttgtttttattcaatttgcttgtaaaaacTTATTATGGCAATTAAAGTAACAGTTTCATGCTCTCCCCACCAATGAAATTGCCTACGCCATGATAACTTTCACTCATAGCTTCTTGGGAATGTTTTATTGGGTCCGGATTGGATTATTCATAACATTCATCTAGCTTGCATTGAGGTGGAATATGTGGCTTCTTGAGAGGGTCCAATTGTGTCGTGCATGTTGGTTACTTTCAAAAGCCGCTGAATCATTTTGACCTGTGATTGAAGATACCCGCCTTTGGTGGTGATTCGAATCAGACAGCActcaatctaaaaaataaatgactCTGGTCTACACATGTTCAAACAAATTTGCCTCTCTAACATTGAAATATCATCTACACAtatttgagagagaataacaagataaaaaaagtgcaaaatcgCTCAGAAATTTCCAAAACCACATATTTCACTGAACAAATCAATGCATATGAGTATCACAGAGATTCCTCAAAAACCTTtaataaatttggcttaggcACTTCAATCTGGCTTCTCCTCGCTAAGATTGATCATAGCCTATGTGAGCACCGATTTGAATTCAAGCATCGATGACAACGAGGGCAACAAGCTAATGGGTTACACCTCATCATGCATCGTGCTTGACCACAACCACAAGATATGGGGATTGAATCGAGCTGAGTGTCACATTTTGGTCCACTCGTGCTCGATCTAGGGCTTGGATTGACCTCCATCTTTCAACAAAGGTACTGGAATTGTTGTTGAGGGCAATGACAAATGAGTTTGAGGGCGTTGATGGCTAATTCGGCAAGGAAGATAGAGATGGACTTTGGAGAACTCAATCTAAAGAGTGAAAAAGGCGAAagcacgatgatgatgatgaagaaaataaagagaatgagaaaataaatttaaaaaagaaggaaaaaatagtcTTTAGACAAAAATACCCCTAGATGCAAAAAAGATTTGGTTGGCTTTTAAGTtgagacccttatttgaaactaagttgGTCACTTCAGGTCCTTTTTTAAGACAATGTCCAATTTGGGTcattttttttgagaaaacggttccactttaggcccttaattgaaattttccctaaatagAATTAATCCTTTTTTATGGTAAATGATAATAATGCAACGACAACAAAAGTAGAAATTCTTTGCTCTGTTTTCTGATTCAGTCAGAGCACTCTTCACTTGTTTAATGAGCTCCCGTCGCTTCTCATAATTAACTATTGAGATCTCCAATGGCAAAAGATGAAAACTGAAAGGCAACCAATAAAGAAAACCAGAAATAATCCTATTGGTTATGCAGGGACTTTTTCAAGCCCTAGGTTCACGCTTTGTGTGGGTCTGCCATCCAAGCGTCATTTGCAAGGGAAAATGAGATCCGTgcaactgatttttttttttttttttggttgatccTATTCTATTCCTTGTGACCAAACTTTCGCGCATAGAGATTTTCGCGGCAAATTCTTGTCTAGACTCAGATGCATATAAACCGAATCAATCACATCTGCCCATCACATGTATTGTACgtaaatttcacaaaatcaaatggCTGTGATTGTGCTTGGTTGGACTTGTTGTGATCTCggcaaatatttttcaagaatgctagtggaacacttcaattaaaaaaaagggggaaaatgtaAAATTAGAGGTAGTTGAAAGGGATCAAACACCGATCTTGTGACACTGAGGGTGACAGACAAGAAAGAAGTCATGCATATATGCTCTTTACACATAAATTTTGTTGGTGGAACTTCTGCCCTTAAAATAATTTAGAACATTAACTTATGGAGTGGGAAACCAAATCaacttttcttcacttttcgTCTATGGAGGTAACATGAATTATATTATATCAATAAGTAATTGTAGGTAGATAAAGATtaattaaaactttttaaaatagtGATAGGTTGAACCTTAACGAATAGTTAATATTGAAtgtgatttatttaagtgtgcTTCTTCTTGtagtatatacgatttcataggcacttttattttatttaatattttgaaaaaaattaagtaagaAATTAATACTTGACACGCAATAGTTTGACTTGTGTGGACTAGACACATTAAGTAAAGCACCTCGAAATTCACTTGATTCTTCACCTAAATTTCCAGTCAAATACATTTATTGCTTGATAAAATTTCCAGCCAAATGATAAAATTCCCGGTGCTCAATAATCAATAAAATAGCTAATTGTGGAAGGAGATTAATAAACTACTAGGGTTTGCCCCATGAGAAGGGAAGGTGGGGGTTCAAATTCCCACATTCTCAGGGATTAGGATAGAGACGATTTACTTTTAGGTATGAATTTCGACTCTCACGTCATGTAAAAAAGTAgggcaaaaatataaaagtatgAATTAAAGAAAGAGTAGAAGAGGACCcgcaagaaaaaaagaagaaggagattaATACTGCAGGAAAACGTTTCCAGACACGCTCTTTACATATTACTACATTAAAGGTtttaaagagatcaagaagGGCAACAGATTTTTCTCGAATCTTTTTGCGAGTACTCAATCAGTGGTAATTTCTGAGAAGGTGAGTTATAATTACTGAAGTGGAAATATTAGATATTTACCAAAGTTATAACGGCAACATTAAGCAAATTCCCATTAAATTTGGGCAATTGTGTTGTGATTAAGATCTGGGAACGTCTTCGTGGAATCCAAGAAGCTACCGTGAACTTTCCAGGAAGTTCCCGCGCAACGATAAATTTCTCACAGCACTATATAATCTGAGAACCCGACTCCCTCAAgactcatcttcatcctctgaACCCGACTCGTTTTGCTGATCCAAGCACACCCTtttgtcttctccctctctgTTGTTCATCCATGTCGTCGTTAAGGCTCCGTAAACCTAACGAAGAAGCAGCAACCGATGCGGTGCTTGACCGCGGCAATGGCCCGACGAATATCTTCCACAGGCGGAGATGGCGCCTGGCTTTCACGGTCATATACTTCACGAGGGCTCTCGAGTATCTGTCGAAACAAGTCCTCGGGAAGAAGACGGACCTGTTGCGCACGCTCTCTTACGTTGCCATCAATGTCGACCTCAAGAACAGTGATAATCCACGTGAAGGAGATTGCCCTTCGCTTGGAGACGTCGGCCCGAAGATCCTGAGTAACCTGGTAAGAGAGAAAAGCTTTGAATCTCTTGCTCAAATTGGTGGCGTTAAACGACTCGCTTCAATTCTCATGACAAATCTCGAAAAAGGCTTGAGCGGGGATGAAACCGACCTCATGCGCCGAACCAATATTTTCGGTGCGAATAAGTACAATAAGCCCCCGGCAAAGAGCTTTCTCAGCTTTGTGCTTGATGCGTTCAAAGACATGATCATAATCATTCTCATAGCATGCGCTGTTCTCTCTTTAGCATTCGGTATCAAACAGTACGGCCTTAAAGAAGGTTGGTATGATGGTGGGAGTATAATCATCGCCATCTTTCTGGTCGTCATTGTCTCTGCTGTCAGCAACTATAAGCAAGGAAGGCAGTTCCGGAAACTTTCAAAAGAGAGCACCAACATTAGAGTAGAGGTTGTAAGAGATGGCAGGAGGCAACCAATCTCCATATTTGATATTGTCGTAGGCGATGTCGTGTATCTGAAGATTGGCGACCAGGTTCCGGCTGATGGGTTATTTGTTGATGGCCATTCCCTGAGAGTTGACGAGTCTAGCATGACTGGTGAAAGCGATCACATCGAAGTCGATAGCGAGAACCCTTTCTTGCTCTcgggcaccaaagtgatcgacGGCTACGGTCGAATGATGGTTGTTTCTGTCGGCATGAACACTGCATGGGGCGAGATGATGAGCTCCGTGAGccgtgacttagatgaagagaCCCCGCTCCAAGCCCGTCTAAACAAGTTGACTTCCTTCATCGGGAAGGTCGGGGTGTCGGTGGCCGTACTGGTACTTCTTGTCTTGATGATCCGCTACTTCACTGGACACACCCAAGATGATGCCGGAAACAGAGAATTCACCAGCGGGAAGACCAAGTCGGGGGACGTGATGGACGCCGTTGTGCGCATAGTTGCTGCAGCAGTGACCATTGTGGTGGTGGCTATACCTGAGGGCTTGCCTTTGGCCGTCACTTGACGCTGGCCTACTCCATGAAGCGCATGATGGGTGACAATGCCATGGTCCGGAAGCTCTCCGCCTGTGAAACCATGGGTTCTGCCACAACGATCTGCACGGACAAAACCGGGACCCTCACGTTAAACGAGATGAGAGTGACAGAGTTATGTATGGGAAAAGAACATGTGAGTGTAGATGCATCCAGAGAAATAGCGACCAGCATCGTTGAAGTCCTACTACAAGGAATCGGATTGAACACGACAGGTACCGTCCACATGCGACCTTCTGAATCTGTTCCTGAAATTTTAGGTAGCCCAACTGAAAAGGCGATACTTTCTTGGGGTGTATCCAAATTGGGTATGACGATGGACGAACTGAAGCAGGAATGGGAGATAGTCCAAGTCGAGGCATTCAATtctgagaaaaagagaagtgggGTCGCTgtgaggaggagaggagagcaGGTAATTCACATACACTGGAAGGGAGCTGCTGAGATGATCTTGGCAATGTGTTCAGATTATTATAGCCAAAGTGGGACGGTGAATGTCATGACTGATGAAGCAAGGTCTGATTTCGGGACAGTAATTAAAAATATGGCAGACAAAAGCCTGCGCTGCATCGCATTCGCCTACAAAAAGTTCGATGGCTCACTTGCTCAATTTCATGGGAAACTTGAGGAAGATGGACTTACACTGCTGGGGATAGTGGGGATAAAGGACCCATGCAGACCAGGCGTGAGAAGGGCAGTGGTGTCCTGTAGAAGCGCTGGGGTGAACATCAAGATGATCACAGGAGACAACATGCACACTGCAAGAGCTATAGCCTTGGAATGCGGGATATTCAATCCGGAGGAAGATCTCGAACATGAAGCCATAGTGGAGGGCGTGCAGTTTCGCAACTACTCGCCCGAACAGAGAACGGCAGCAATCGAGAAAATCCGGGTAATGGCTAGATCATCCCCATTTGATAAGCTTTTGATGGTGCAATGCTTGAAGAAGAAAGGGCATGTGGTGGCGGTCACTGGTGATGGCACGAATGACGCCCCAGCCCTAAAGGAAGCGGATATTGGCCTCTCCATGGGAATCCAAGGCACTGAGGTGGCAAAGGAGAGCTCAGATATCGTCATCCTGGATGATAATTTTGCCTCCGTGGTGACTGTGCTGAGGTGGGGGCGGTGCGTCTACAACAACATCCAAAAGTTCATCCAGTTTCAGCTCACTGTGAATGTGGCTGCACTCGTCATCAACTTCGTTGCTGCGGTCTCTTCTGGCAATGTCCCTTTGACAGCTGTCCAGCTTCTTTGGGTGAACTTGATTATGGACACCCTGGGAGCTTTGGCATTGGCGACAGAGCAACCTACAAATGATCTCATGCTAAAGCCACCTGTTGGACGAACCGAGCGGCTTATAAGCAGAGTCATGTGGAGGAATCTCATATCTCAGGCTTTGTACCAAGTTATCATCCTCCTGACCCTACAATTCAAGGGAGTTCCATTTTGGGGTGGACAAGAAAGTGAGGGACACAATTATTTTCAACTGCTTCGTCCTCTGCCAGGTCTTCAACGAATTTAATGCCAGGAAGCTGGAGGAGAAAAATGTATTCAAAGGGATCCATAAGAACAAGTTGTTCTTGGGCATCATTAGTATGACCATAATTCTTCAGGTGGTGATGGTTGAGTTTCTAAAGAGGTTTGCCAACACTGAGAGGCTGGACTGGGGACAATGGGGTGCTTGCATCGGACTCGCAGCTTTGTCTTGGCCGATTGGTTGGCTTGTTAAGTGCATTCCAGTCTCAGGCAAAAAGTTGTTCTTTTCCCGCAGAGAAGAAGCATCCTGAACTGAGCACAATGTTAAACTCCGAGaaaaaaacttttcttttattataaaaatggtTAGGGTTTAGgaaattgttttttaaattCTAGATTTTATGCATTGCAAGTACTTTTTCTAGATTTTATGCATGGTAAGTATCTTCCTAGATGATGTGTCCTTTATCTACATAATCAAATCAACAGTTTATTGCCATCCATTATTTCAACCTTTGTACTTTGGTCTTGCTTGCTATGCTACTGTTGATTTTGGAATATCTTCCAGATGAGGTTATTAATCAGGTGATCATGCTATATGCTTGCTTTAACATTCATATGCTACTGTTGATTTTGGAATATCTTCCAGATGAGGTTATTAATCAGGTGATCATGCTATATGCTTGCTTTAACATTCATATCTGAACTAGCATTCAAAAAGTTATCCTACaggaaaactaaagaaaaaatttcctaGTTCTCAGCAAGCTTCTTAATGGGGCAGTAAAATCCCAAAAACTTATGCCTCAAGCTCATGCGAGGGTGGCCCTTTATGTTCTTTGATCGCATCATCTCTCCTTTACTATATTAACAAAAAGCACACGGTCCCACGCTACAGAACTAATTTTATTTGATACAGATGGCGAGGGACGAATCAAGTCCTTTATAGTGAGCACAACCCGAATTATATGGCACACTATTTTAACTAAATGGCCTAACTTTAAGTGATTAATAacacatgatatatatataatcaaatcctaaaaatgGCCTAACTATTAATGACAAGGATAATGATTAAACTGtattaattcctaatttaaattagaattttatatTGAACAATATagaatctatttaaacatgcaatatgacctaattaatctacatgatatgcaatgcaattttttgtattttctagaCAAGGAAAGCAATTAAAACATTCAAACCACACAATCCATAAAGGTATCATCCAATCGATTCAAATATGGAGCCAACATCTAATCATCGACTTGAAATTTCgcaaataaaatcaacaaattaaTCATAAgtactaaaaatcaaaatatcaattttaaggATACTCATGAAATCAAcaattccatctaaagccttatagatagaaTCAAAGATTATATGGGGTTGCAAATTAGGAAAAACATCCTAATTTGGGGATAAACTTATCactcaaaaatatatattattcgGATGCAATAATCAAATTGGATAGTAAGATATTCAATGGAATCGGATAACTATTATTGTCtaatttggagaatttgttccCAAATTTGAACTGGCGGATAGCGGGTCGGATGGTGAGCGGTGGCGGTGGAGGTGGTTTTCGGCTTTGATGGAATGGCCGATGAAATATCGAAGCCCGGTGTGAATTAGTGGGCGTCGGATAATAGCCAGCAGGTATGAGAGGATTTTCAGCGTGACCTCCACTCAAAgctttgactttgactttgaccaAACCATCGAATAATCCGAATAATCCGAATAATCCGAATAATCACCGCTTGCTATTTCTTCAATTGTGGTTGGGTGGCGCACGAGATTATGGTAGTCTGTGGTGGTGTCGCTCACGTGTTGGAAGCTACGGACGACCAGCGGAGGAGAAAATCCAGCACGTTGGGGGCTGTGTTGGCGTTGGAGAACCTGAGACTGACTGGAGAAAATGCCGAGCACGCCTAGCGTTGCTAGAACGGATGCTTCGACCGCGGGGTGACGCGAATCAGCAACTTGTCGTCGCGGGTCGCGAGCGGCAACGGAACAGAGCAGCTTCGTCGTCGCCGGTGCAGGCGGCGAGCAGCGGCAAAACTCGGGATGGTG
This region of Eucalyptus grandis isolate ANBG69807.140 chromosome 8, ASM1654582v1, whole genome shotgun sequence genomic DNA includes:
- the LOC104417661 gene encoding LOW QUALITY PROTEIN: calcium-transporting ATPase 12, plasma membrane-type (The sequence of the model RefSeq protein was modified relative to this genomic sequence to represent the inferred CDS: inserted 3 bases in 2 codons), producing the protein MSSLRLRKPNEEAATDAVLDRGNGPTNIFHRRRWRLAFTVIYFTRALEYLSKQVLGKKTDLLRTLSYVAINVDLKNSDNPREGDCPSLGDVGPKILSNLVREKSFESLAQIGGVKRLASILMTNLEKGLSGDETDLMRRTNIFGANKYNKPPAKSFLSFVLDAFKDMIIIILIACAVLSLAFGIKQYGLKEGWYDGGSIIIAIFLVVIVSAVSNYKQGRQFRKLSKESTNIRVEVVRDGRRQPISIFDIVVGDVVYLKIGDQVPADGLFVDGHSLRVDESSMTGESDHIEVDSENPFLLSGTKVIDGYGRMMVVSVGMNTAWGEMMSSVSRDLDEETPLQARLNKLTSFIGKVGVSVAVLVLLVLMIRYFTGHTQDDAGNREFTSGKTKSGDVMDAVVRIVAAAVTIVVVAIPEGLPLAVTXTLAYSMKRMMGDNAMVRKLSACETMGSATTICTDKTGTLTLNEMRVTELCMGKEHVSVDASREIATSIVEVLLQGIGLNTTGTVHMRPSESVPEILGSPTEKAILSWGVSKLGMTMDELKQEWEIVQVEAFNSEKKRSGVAVRRRGEQVIHIHWKGAAEMILAMCSDYYSQSGTVNVMTDEARSDFGTVIKNMADKSLRCIAFAYKKFDGSLAQFHGKLEEDGLTLLGIVGIKDPCRPGVRRAVVSCRSAGVNIKMITGDNMHTARAIALECGIFNPEEDLEHEAIVEGVQFRNYSPEQRTAAIEKIRVMARSSPFDKLLMVQCLKKKGHVVAVTGDGTNDAPALKEADIGLSMGIQGTEVAKESSDIVILDDNFASVVTVLRWGRCVYNNIQKFIQFQLTVNVAALVINFVAAVSSGNVPLTAVQLLWVNLIMDTLGALALATEQPTNDLMLKPPVGRTERLISRVMWRNLISQALYQVIILLTLQFKGVPXFGVDKKVRDTIIFNCFVLCQVFNEFNARKLEEKNVFKGIHKNKLFLGIISMTIILQVVMVEFLKRFANTERLDWGQWGACIGLAALSWPIGWLVKCIPVSGKKLFFSRREEAS